The Rhododendron vialii isolate Sample 1 chromosome 5a, ASM3025357v1 genome contains a region encoding:
- the LOC131327975 gene encoding cysteine-rich and transmembrane domain-containing protein WIH2-like gives MSYYNQQQPPVGVPPPQGYPPEGYPKDAYPPPGYPPQGYPQGYPPQQGYPPQYAPQYAAPPPQQHQSGSSGCLEGCLAALCCCCLLDACF, from the exons ATGAGTTACTACAACCAGCAACAACCCCCCGTCGGTGTCCCCCCACCTCAAG GTTATCCACCAGAGGGGTATCCGAAGGACGCTTACCCTCCTCCAGGGTACCCTCCACAAGGGTATCCCCAGGGGTACCCTCCGCAGCAGGGTTACCCTCCCCAATATGCCCCTCAGTACGCCGCGCCTCCCCCTCAACAACATCAAAGCGGCAGCAGTGGTTGCCTTGAAGGCtg CTTGGCTGCTCTTTGCTGTTGCTGCCTCCTTGATGCATGCTTCTAA